From the bacterium genome, the window GGATCATCGACCACCTGGTCTGCGTCTGCGCCAACCTGGTGGACCTCGGCGCGCTGACCAACTACTGGTACTTCTACAACGTGCGCGAGGGCATCTACTACGACGTCATCGAGCCGCTGTGCGGGTCGCGCCTGACCACCAACTTCACGCGGATCGGCGGCCTGGGCTACGACGTGTTCGAGGGTTTCGAGGCGGCGATCGAGCGCAACCTGGTCAAGCTGGAGACGGCCATCGGCGAGGTGACGGGCCTGGTCGCCCGCAACCGCATCTTCCTGGACCGCACCGTGGGCATCGGGGCCATGACCGCCGAGCAGGCCCTCGACTGGGGCTTCACCGGCCCCTGCCTGCGAGCGACCGGCCTGGCCTACGACGTGCGCAAGCACGCGCCCTACGACGGGTACGAGACCTACGACTTCGACGTGCCGGTCGGCACCGCCGGCGACACCCGCGACCGCATCATGGTCCGCATCGAGGAGATGCGCCAGAGCGCGCGGATCATCCGCCAGGCCCTCGGCCGCGGCCTGCCCGCGGGCCCGATCCTGACCGACGACCCGCGCTTCGCGCTGCCCCCGAAGGAGAAGGTGTACGGCAGCATCGAGGGCGTCATGAACCAGTTCAAGCTGATCATGGAGGGCGCCCGCGTGCCGGCCGGCGAGGCCTACGGCTTCGGCGAGGGCGGCAACGGCGAACTGGGCTTCTACTGCGTGTCCGACGGCGGCGGCCGGCCCTACCGCGTCAAGGTGCGCCCGCCCTGCTTCCCGATCTTCTCGGCCTTCGGGGAGATGGTCAAGGGCCTGATGATCCCCGACGCCGTGGCGATCCTCGGCAGCATCAACATCATCGCCGGCGAGCTGGACAGGTGAGAAAGGAAGCGGTGACATGAGCGTTCCGGTCGAGGACGGGACCGGCTT encodes:
- a CDS encoding NADH-quinone oxidoreductase subunit D, with amino-acid sequence MSQKLVERLRAEFGERILETGSQHGDESVVVGPEDLPAVAAHLKGREACELLLDVVGVDRSELPGHRDDPDRFEVVYNLRSLSRNHRLLVKVRAPEGRDVPSLAGLYSSADWAEREVYDLYGVRFRGHPDLRRILCHHEFEGHALRKDYPIERGQYLSAPEKLIQDHEIELAAHRADASRGAVLPSDLLTVNIGPSHPATHGALRAEVLLDGETIVEARTEIGYLHRCFEKEAEDHTWAQVMPYTDRLNYVSAMLNNCVYCAAVEKMFDAEIPPRARVVRVIVSELSRIIDHLVCVCANLVDLGALTNYWYFYNVREGIYYDVIEPLCGSRLTTNFTRIGGLGYDVFEGFEAAIERNLVKLETAIGEVTGLVARNRIFLDRTVGIGAMTAEQALDWGFTGPCLRATGLAYDVRKHAPYDGYETYDFDVPVGTAGDTRDRIMVRIEEMRQSARIIRQALGRGLPAGPILTDDPRFALPPKEKVYGSIEGVMNQFKLIMEGARVPAGEAYGFGEGGNGELGFYCVSDGGGRPYRVKVRPPCFPIFSAFGEMVKGLMIPDAVAILGSINIIAGELDR